The nucleotide window GTCAAAAACGACGAGAATATGAAACAAAGTCAACGCAAATTCGTCGTTGAATTCCCTGGAATTactttttaagaaaaaaggaaggcaCAGAAACGATCGCCATGACGTTGTCGATATATTGCAAAACTAAAATACCACGGTATGTTTTACTCACTACCAGCTGCAAAACTCGAAAAATTTGCACCAGTTTCAATCCAATTATTTTAAGCTAGAAACCTCAAAATATACAGAACACCATAGTCTTTTTAGTTTAGCTTATTTTTCCACGAAGCATCGTTCTCTTCGAGCAACTTAGTGGACGGATCAAGATAGGACCCCCCAATGCGGTCCCATAAGGTGAAATACTGCCCGTAATTGTAATCAAAGTAAAGATGGTGGACGGTGTGGTTGGCAGCTCCGTTAATGACAGGTTGCAGCACTTTGGGTACCAAGAACAGGCCATCGTGAATCGACGTTGACCACATGTTGACAATGACGTAGAGGCCAAGGTAGGTCACTTTATGCAGAGGGAACAAGAAGACAAAAATGTGGTAAGGAGCACTCTGTAGAAAGCCATCTACCGGATGAAAAGCGTGACTGGCAAATGGCGATGGTACTTTCCAAATATGATGCGGTTTATGGAAATGCTAGGAATGAGTACATTAATTTAGAACTCAGTTAAGTCAgtgatttttttgaaatagtAGTACCTTGTAAATGGTCCTATGATGAAGAAATCGATGAATCCAGTAAATCAACATGTCCGTGAAGAAGACAAAGAATACAAAATTGGCCAACTCTTTCATCCAACCTGCATAACATTTAGAAGTTGGAAATATGGGATTTATATGTTGTTTACAGAATGTTACCTAAAGGTGACCGTTCAACTTCATCATATAGTTTGCTGTGGCCTCGCACTTCGAGGAAGAAGAGCGCCACAGTTGGAATACTGATCCATGGAACAGACTTCAACGTGTACTGGATCTCCAATTTGATTTGATCCTTTAAGTTAAGTTATAGTTTAATTTAAGCTCAACATCAAACTATGCAGATTTTTACCTTTAGAAATAGAGGGTGCTTCATTAGCTGATGATCAAATAACAAATAGAAACTCGCCGTCGCACAAGATAAGTACAGCAGAGCGCCACCTATGTTGGTTACAACATACAAGTTGATCAGCTGTCTTAACGGATCGTCCTGTCGCCATGTTTCGGGATAAATGTAAGGCTTGAAAAAGAATTCTTCAGAATAGTCCAACACGATATCCATTTTCAGTTTCTATGGTGAGCCGGGTATCCAATTTTCCCTCGATGCCCTCCACAAAGCAAACTTCCACTGCAGTTTGGCTTTCAGATGTTATCTCTCGTCTGAATTTTTAGACTGCCTTGTCAAACGTGTCGTGATAATCGACAAGTGGTACGGATCCAAAGTCCAAAAAATACAGTGTGTCAACAATTGCAGATGTATCTCCAAAGAACAGATAAAATCGCTTCGTAATGTCCCTTTAACCCCTTTTACAATTGCAGTTACAGAAGGACAACTAATTACAACTtagtattattttttctacttttcctTTGGTTCAATACATCAAAGCATTTTACTGTAGATATACGTAAGTTGTCATTTGTGTGCGTGTCAGTTGTTATAAATCGATAATCACGTGCTAGTAGTCTATTTTATGCTATTCctgacagaaagaaaaaaatccatgTTTTAAAGTTTGGGACAATTATACGACTGTCTAGTTCTCCTGATTTGGGGTTGGTGTGCATCTATTTGCTACCATAGAAACAACCGAATGCAACCACTGGACATATATCGATTGCCAAATAGCCCCAATTTCACCCGCTATGGCGCAAACACGCACGAAACCGAAGGCTACGAATTGATCGTTTTGTCAAGTGCTATGTATcaattcccccctttttctgtTCCACTGGAACGCCCGCCGGTTCTAAATGCAAAGCGATTGCACGCACGACGAATCTCCGGTGTTATCCATCTATTTTTAAACCAATTAACATAAGATAATACAACTACTCACAACATCAATAACTGTgttaacgaataaaaaaatctaaccAAATGAtcaaaaacaaagtaaaaggATTGCGAGTTTAACGCCGAATGGAACCAAGGAGGGTGATGTTGAAAACTGAGATTGGGAGAGGGGACAGCTGCCGATCGACT belongs to Daphnia magna isolate NIES linkage group LG1, ASM2063170v1.1, whole genome shotgun sequence and includes:
- the LOC116920244 gene encoding lathosterol oxidase; amino-acid sequence: MDIVLDYSEEFFFKPYIYPETWRQDDPLRQLINLYVVTNIGGALLYLSCATASFYLLFDHQLMKHPLFLKDQIKLEIQYTLKSVPWISIPTVALFFLEVRGHSKLYDEVERSPLGWMKELANFVFFVFFTDMLIYWIHRFLHHRTIYKHFHKPHHIWKVPSPFASHAFHPVDGFLQSAPYHIFVFLFPLHKVTYLGLYVIVNMWSTSIHDGLFLVPKVLQPVINGAANHTVHHLYFDYNYGQYFTLWDRIGGSYLDPSTKLLEENDASWKNKLN